The Cellulomonas sp. S1-8 genomic sequence GCCCGCGTCGCCCGCGACGAACACGCCCGGCACGTCGGTCGCGAAGTCGTCGGCGCGAGCGACCGCGCCCCGCGCCGTGCGGGTCACGCCGAGGCCGTCGAGCAGCGGCCCCGGCTCGACGCCCGTGAACCCCAGCGCGAGCAGCACGAGCCCCGCGGGCAGCTCACGTCGCGTCCCGGGGACGGGGCGGAACCGGCCGTCGACGGTCTCGACGTCCTCCACCTCGACCGCGCGCACCGCGCCGGCGCCGTCGTCGAGGAGCTGCACGGAGCTCGTCGCCCAGACCCGTGCGCCGCCCTCGTCGTGGGCGCTCGACGTGCGCAGCACCCGCGGGTACGTCGGCCAGGGCTGGTCCGCGGGACGCAGCTCCGGCGGGCTCGGCAGGATCTCGAGCTGCGTGACCGAGCGGGCGCCCTGCCGCAGCGCGGTCCCCAGGCAGTCGGCGCCGGTGTCGCCGCCGCCGACCACCACGACGTCGAGGCCGGTCGCCAGGACCTGCCCCGGCACGTCGTCACCGACGGCGACCCGGTTGCCCTGCGGCAGGTACGTCATCGCCTGCACGACGCCCCGCAGGTCGTGGCCCGGCACGGGCAGGTCGCGCGGGACGGTCGACCCGGTGGCGACCACGACCGCGTCGTAGCGCGCGAGCAGCTGCTCGCCCGTGACGTCGACACCCACGTCGACACCCGTGCGGAACCGTGTGCCCTCGGCGCGCATCTGCTCCAGGCGCCGGTCGATCACGGACATCTCGAGCTTGAACTCGGGGATGCCGTAACGCAGCAGGCCGCCCGGGCGGTCGGCCCGCTCGAGGACGACGACCGTGTGCCCGGCGCGCGTGAGCTGCTGCGCGCACGCCAGGCCCGCCGGCCCGGACCCGACGACCGCGACCGTGCGCCCCGACAGCCGACCCGGGACGTGCGGCGTCAGCAGGCCGCGCGCGAACCCCTCCTCGGCCACGGCCACCTCGACGTGGCGGATCGTCAGCGGCTCGTCGTTGATCCCCAGGACGCACGCGGCCTCGCACGGCGCCGGGCAGATGCGCCCGGTGACCTCGGGGAAGTTGTTGGTGGCGTGCAGCCGGTCGTACGCGTCGACCCACTGGTCCCGCCACGCGAGGTCCTGCCAGGCGGGCATCTCGTTGCCCAGCGGGCACGCGACGTGGCAGAACGGGATGCCGCAGTCCATGCAGCGTCCCGCCTGGCGGCGCACCAGCGCGACGTCGTCGGGGTGGGCCGCGCGGTGCGCGTGGACCTCACGCCAGTCGAGCAGGCGCACGGCGACCGGCCGGTCGGCGGGCAGCTCGCGGTGCCGCGTCGTCAGGAAGCCTCGGGGGTCGGCCACGGTCGCTCCGGGTGGACGAAGGGTCCCTGGGCCGCCGCGGACACGCGACGTCGGGGGTCGGCGCCCACGCTAGGACGCGTGCGGGGGCCCCCGAGGGGCCCGAGGTCCCGGGTGCTCGGCCGGGTCTGCGTCGACGTCGGTCGCGACGTCGGTCGTCGCGGGCGACGACGGGGCGACGGGGCGACCTGGCGACGACGGGACGACGACGGGGCGACGACCGGGCGACGGCGACGGCGCGCCCGTCGGGTGAAATGACCGCTGCTCGGCTCGTGCGGTGCGTGCGCCGGGCGAGAGTGGTCGTGTGCGCGCGGGCCGGGACGTCGACGACGGTCCCGGACGCGAGCCCGCACCCGTGGCGAGGCCGCGCCACCCGTACTTCGACGACCCGAGCGGGGTCGTCGCGCTCGCGCACCGCGGCTTCGCGCTCGACGGGCGGGAGAACTCGCTGACGGCGTTCGGTGCCGCCGTCGACCTCGGGTTCCGGTACGTCGAGACCGACGCCCACGCCACGTCGGACCACGTCGCGGTGGCCCTGCACGACGAGACCCTCGACCGGACGACGGACGCCGAGGGCCTGGTGTCCGAGCTGCCGTGGTCCGTGGTGAGGCGGGCGCTCATCGGTGGCGTCGACCCGGTGCCGCGGCTGGAGGACGTGCTGGGGACGTGGCCCCACCTGCGCGTCAACATCGACGTCAAGAGCGAGCACGCGATCGTGCCCGTCGCCGACGCGATCGAGCGCACCGCCGCGCACGACCGCGTCTGCGTGACGTCGTTCTCGGCTGCCCGCCGCCGCGAGACGCTGGCCCGTCTGAGCCTGCCCGTGGCCACGTCGGCCGCGACGGGCGAGGTCGTGCGGTTCCTCGCCGCGCGGCACCTGCGCTCGGCGCGGCTCGCCGCCCGGGCGCTGCGCCACGTCGACGCCCTGCAGGTCCCGGTCGCCGACGGGCGGGTGCGGGTGGTCGACGCCGCCTCGGTCGCGGCCGCGCACGCCGTGGGCCGGCACGTGCACGTGTGGACGATCAACGACCCGGCCGAGATGCACCGCCTCCTCGACCTGGGCGTCGACGGCCTGGTCACGGACCGCGCCGACCTCCTCCGCGACGTCCTGCGCTCCCGCCACCTCTGGCCCTGACCCCACCCGCCGTCTCGCGAGAGGTCGATCCAGCCCCACCCCGACCGGAACACCGGTCGCGTTCCGAGCCGCCATGCGGTGAGTCGGGTTCCGCTCGGCGGCGGCAAGGGACGGCGGGTGGACGACGGGGTCGCCGACCGGAACACCGGTCCCCGTCCGGGCCGCCATGCGGTGAGCGAGGTTCCGGTCGGCGAGACCGGTGGACGACGGGGCGTCCCGTGTCGGTGCGGTTCGCTAGCGTGCGTGCGGTGACGTCGGTGGGGTACGGACGGTCCGGCGCTCGTGCGTCGGCGGGCCGGTTGCGCGTCCACACCTCCGAGCGCGCCGACGTGCTCGTCGACGCGCTGGCCGACCTGCTCGCCGACGTGCCCGCGGGCACCGACCCGTTCGCCCGTGAGGTCGTCGCGGTGCCGACGCGCGGCGTCGAGCGGTGGGTGGCGCAGCGGCTCGCGCACCGGCTGGGTGCGGGTCCCGGTGGTGAGGCGGGGGTCTGCGCCCACATCGACCTCGAGCCGCCCGCGCGCCTGGTCCGCGACGCGGTCGCGGCGGCCACGGGCACGTCGCGCGACGACGACCCGTGGGAGCCGGGACGCCTCGTGTGGCACGTGCTGCGCGCGGTCGACGACGCCGTCGCGACCGGGGCGTCGTGGGCCGCGCCGCTCGCCCGGCACGTCACCGACGAGCCCGGCGCGCGCGACGACGTGCGCGCGGGGCGTCGGCTGCGGCTCGCGCAACGGCTCGCGGGGGCGTTCACGGCGTACGCGGCGCAGCGGCCGTCGCTCGTCGTCGCGTGGGCGGCCGGTCGCGACGACGACGGCGCAGGCGCACCCCTGCCGGCCGACCTGGTGTGGCAGGCACCGCTGTGGCGCGCGGTGCGGGCCACGCTCGACGTGCCGAGCCCCGCGGAGCTGCTGGCCGACGCCGTGCGCGTGCTGCGGACCGACCCGGACCGGGTGGACCTGCCCGCGCGGCTGTCGGTGCTCGGCCCGACACGGCTGCCGCGCGCCCACGTCGACGTGCTCGTCGCACTGGCGGCGCACCGCGACGTGCACGTCTGGCTGCCGCACCCGTCGCGGGCCCTGTGGGAGCGCGCGGGCCTGGCGGGTGCGGTCGGCGACGTGGCACCGCGGCGGCGCGCGGTCCCGACGGTCGCGGTGCACCCGCTGCTCGCGTCGGCGGCGCGCGACGCGACCGAGCTCGGGCTGCGGCTCGTCGCGACGGGCGCCGACGTCACCCACCACCCGGCCCCCGCGCCGCCGCCGACGGTCCTCGGTGCGCTGCAGGCGGCGTTGCGCGCGGACGCGCGGCCCACCACACGCGCGGTCGCCACGACCGACGACCGCAGCGTGCAGGTGCACGCGTGCCACGGCCGGGGGCGTCAGGTCGAGGTGCTGCGGGAGGCGGTGCTCGGCCTGCTGGCCGACGACCCGTCGCTGCAGCCGCGCGACGTCGTCGTGCTGTGCCCGGACGTCGAGGCGTTCGCGCCGCTGGTCGTCGCCGCGTTCGGCGCCGCGTCGACGCCGGGTGAGCCGGACGACGCGGGCGCGTCCGGCCCCCGCACCGCCGTCCACCCGGGCCGGACGCTGCGCGTGCGCGTGGCCGACCGCGCCCCTGCGCGCACCAACCCGCTGCTGCGCGTGCTGTCCGAGCTGCTGGCGCTCGCGGGGTCGCGCGTCACGGCGTCGGGCGTCGTCGACCTCGCGGGGCTGCCCGCGGTGCGTCGGCGCTACGGGTTCGACGACGCCGCGATGGAGCGGCTGCGCGCGTGGGCGCTGGAGTCGGGCGTGCGGTGGGGCGAGGACCAGGCACGGCGCGCGCGGTACGGGCTGGGCGCGGTCGCGCAGGGGACGTGGCGCACGGCGACCGACCGCCTGCTGCTGGGCGTCGCGATGGCCGAGGAGGACCACCGGTTCGTCGGGTCGGCGCTGCCGCTGGACGACGTGGACAGCACGGACGTCGACCTCGCGGGCCGGTTCGCCGAGCTGGTCGACCGGCTCACGGCGCTGCTGGGCGAGCTGGACGGGGCGCGTCCGGCGGGTGCGTGGTTCGACGCGCTCGACCGCGCGCTGGTGCTGCTGACGGCGGCCGACCCGACGGACGCGTGGCAGGAGGTCGGGGCGCGTGCGGTGCTCACGGACGCGCGCGCGTCGGCGACGGGCACGGACGTGCTGCTGCGGCTGCCGGACGTGGTCGCGCTGCTCGAGCCGCGCCTCGCGGGCCGTCCGACGCGCGCGGGCTTCCGCACCGGCGCACTGACGGTGTGCTCGCTGGAGCCGATGCGCGCGGTGCCGCACCGCGTGGTCTGCCTGCTCGGCCTCGACGACGGCGCGTTCCCCCGGACGGGCGCCCCGGACGGCGACGACGTGCTGGCCCGCGACCCGCTGGTCGGCGAGCGCGACCGCCGCTCGGAGGACCGCCAGCTGTTCCTCGACGCGGTCACGGCGGCGGGCGACCACCTGGTCGTCGTGCACAGCGGCGCCGACGAGCGCACGGGCGCGCCCCGGCCGCCCGCGGTGCCGGTGGGTGAGCTGCTGGACGCGGTCGACGAGGCCGTCGAGCTGCCCGGCGGACGCACGGCCCGCGAGGCGCTCGTGGTGCACCACCCGCTGCAGACCGTCGACGAGCGCAACTTCACGCCCGGTGCGCTGGGGCGGCCCGGGCCGTTCAGCTTCGACGACGTGGACCGGCGGGCCGCGGCCGTCGCGCGCGGCCCGCGTCACCCGCGTCCACCGCTGCTCACCGCACCCCTGCCGCCGCTGGACGAGCCGGTGGTGGACCTCGACGACCTGGTCTCCGCGCTCGAGCACCCGGTCCGTGCGTTCGTGCGCCGCCGCCTCGGCGTCGTCGTCCCGGGCGAGGTCGAGGACCTGGACGACCGGCTGCCGCTCACGCTCGCCCCGCTGGACGGCTGGGCGACGGGCGACCGGTTGCTCGGTGCGGTCCTCGACGGGGTCGACCTGCAGCGGGCCGCGTCGGCCGAGCGCCGGCGCGGCAAGGTTCCGCCCGGCAACCTCGGCGGTGCGGCGCTCGCCGACGTCGCGACGCGGGTGGGGGCCGTCGCGGACGCCGCGGGCCCGGTGCTGGGCTCCCCCGCGACGACGGTCGACGTCACGGTGCCGCTGCCGGGCGGGCGCACGCTGACCGGGACCGTGCCCGGGGTGCACGGCGACGTGCTGGTCCGCGCGGTGTACGCGCGGCTGAGCGCCAAGCACCGGCTGCGCGCGTGGGTGCGGCTGCTGGCGCTGGTGGCGAGCCCGGGAGCCCTCACCGTGCGGGGGGCCGCCACGGTGGGACGCGGCCCGGGCACCCGGCCGACGGCGGCGACGTCGTGGCTCGCGCCGCCGTCGCCGGACGACGCGCGCCGGCTGCTCGCCGACCTCGTCGCGGTGCGGGACCGCGCGCTGTGCGCCCCGCTCCCCCTGCCCGTCGCCGCTGCCGGGACGTACGCGCAGCGCCGCCACGGGCACGACGACCCGGCAGGCGCGCTCGCGGACGCCGAGCACGCGCTGCGCGACCGCTTCGAGCACACCGACGAGTACCACGTGCTGGCGTGGGGCGACGGGTTCACGCTGACGGCCGTCGCGGGCGACCCGACCCCGGGCGACCGCGCCGCCTGGCCCGACGAGCCGACCCAGCTGGGCGCGCTCGCCCGCACGGTGTGGGACGCCCTGCTGACGCACGAGGGCCGGGGGCCGGCATGAGCGCGTCGACCGGCCCGACGAGCCCCGGGAGCCCGACGAGCCCGATCAGCCCCGCGGTGTTCGACGTGTGCGGCCCGCTGCCCACGGGCACCACGGTGCTGGAGGCCAGCGCGGGCACGGGCAAGACGTTCACCATCGCGGCGCTCGCCACGCGGTACGTCGCCGAGGGACGCGCACGCCTGCCGGAGCTGCTGCTCGTGACGTTCGGCCGCATGGCGACGAGCGAGCTGCGGGACCGGGTGCGCGCGCGGCTCGTCGCGACCGAGCGTGCGTTGCGCGACCCCGTGGCCCGGACCAGCGACGACGTGCTCGTGCGGCACCTCGCGGACGTCGACGACACCGAGCTGGCGCGCCGCCGCGACCGGCTGACGGTGGCGCTGTCGGAGGTGGACGCCGCAACGATCACGACGACGCACGGCTTCTGCCAGCAGATGCTCCGCGCGCTGGGCACGACCACCGGCGGGGGCGTCGTCGAGCCCGGGGCGACGCTGCTGCCCGACGTCGCGGGCCTGGAGGCGGAGGTCGTCGACGACCTGTACCTCGCCGCGTACGCGGGTACCGACGCGCCCGTGCTCACGGTGGCCGACGCCCGCGAGGTCGCGCGCGCCGCCGTCAGCGACCACGCCGCCGCGCTCGCGCCCGACGACGCCCCGGCCGGGACCCCGCCGGACCACCGCTACCGCCTGGCGGGTGCCGCCCGGCGCGAGATGGTGCGGCGCCGACGGGCCGCGCACCTGCTCGACTACGACGACCTGCTGACCCTGCTGCACGCGGCCCTGACCGACCCCACCACCGGTGCCGCGGCGGCCGCGCGCGTGCGTGCCCCGTACGCGGTGGTCATGGTCGACGAGTTCCAGGACACCGACCAGGTGCAGTGGCAGATCCTGCGCGCGGCGTTCCACGGGCACCGCACGCTCGTCCTCATCGGCGACCCCAAGCAGGCGATCTACGCGTTCCGCGGCGCCGACGTCCACACGTACCTCGAGGCGCGGGACGTCGCGTCGACGTCGACGCTGGGCCGCAGCTGGCGCGCCGACCCGCCGGTGCTCGACGGGCTCGCCCACCTCCTGGGCGGTGCGGCCCTGGGCGACCCGCGGATCGTGGTGCACCCGGTGCAGGCCGCGCGGACCGGCCGCCGGCTGGACGGCGGCGCGCCCGTGGTCGTGCGGCGCGTGACCCGCCAGGCGCTCGGCGCGGGCAGCGCGGCCCCGCGGGTCGACACGGTGCGTGCGCTGGTGCACCGGGACGTCGCGGCGCAGGTGGTCCGCACGCTGCGCGAGTGCCGGCTGCGCGACGGCGAGGAGTGGCGGCCCGTCCTGCCCGGTGACGTCGCGGTGCTGGCGCGGCGCAACGCCGACGCGCTGGCGGTCCGCGAGGCGCTGGCCGCGGCCGGGGTGCCCGCCGTGGTGTCGGGGCTGTCGAGCGTGTTCGCGACGTCGGCCGCGCGCGACTGGCTGGTGCTGCTGAGCGCGCTCGCGTCGACCGGCGACCCGGCACGCGTCGCGGCGGCGGCGCTCACGCCGTTCGTCGGCTGGGACGCCGCAGGCCTCGCCGGTGCAGCCGACCCCGAGCGGGAGGACCTGGCGGACCTGCTGCGCGGCTGGTCGCACGTCCTGGCAGGTCAGGGGGTCGCGGCGCTGCTGCAGGCGACGGCCGCGGCCGGGCTGCACGAGCGGCTCGCGTCCCGGGTGGACGGCGAGCGCACCCTCACGGACGTGCGTCACGTGGGCGAGGTGCTGCACGCGGCGGCGCGCGACGCCGGGCTGGGTGCCGCCGCCCTGACGGAGTGGCTGCGCGCCCGCATCGACGAGGCCGCCGGTGACTACGCCGAGGAGCGCAGCCGCCGCCTCGAGACCGACGCCGCGGCCGTGCAGGTCGTCACGGTGCACGCCGCGAAGGGCCTGGAGTTCCCGGTCGTGATGGTCCCGTTCGCGTGGGACCGGTTCGTGCCCCGCACGCCCACCGTGCTGCGGTACCACGACGACGACGGCACGCGCCGCCTGCACGTCGGCGGGCCGGGCAGCCCCGGGTACGACGCGGCGCGCGCGCGCCACCAGGCCGAGGAGGCCGGCGAGGACCTTCGCCTGGCGTACGTTGCGCTCACGCGTGCGAGCAGCCAGGTCGTCGTGTGGTGGGCGCCGAGCACGGTGTCCGCGTCGGGGGCCGTGGGGCGCCTGGTGCTCGGTGCGCGCGACGCGCAGGGCCTGCCACCGGACACGGTGCCCGTGCCGCGCGACGACCAGGCCGCCGCGGGGCTCGACGCGCTCGCGGCGCGGTCGGGGAGCACCGTCGTCCACGAGGCGGTGGACGTCCCGCCGCCGGCCGTCCGGTGGGAGCGGCCGCGCGGCGAGGAGGTGCCGCTCGAGGTCGCGCACCTGCGGCGTGCGGTCGACACGACGTGGCGGCGCACGTCGTACTCGGGGCTGACGGCCGCCGCGCACGACGCGGGACCGGCGGGGCCCGGGGCGCCGGACCGGACGGGGGTCGCGGACGAGCCCGAGGACCCGGGGATCCAGGACGAGGCGGACGGCCCGGTGCCGGTGCCGCTGCCCGACGCGGGCCACGGCGACGCACCCGGTCCGGGACTCCTCGAGCACGGCCGCCTCGACCCCGCCCTCGTCGCCGCGCTCCGCGCGCTGCCCTCGCCGCTCGCGGACCTGCCGGGGGGCACGGCGTTCGGCACGCTCGTGCACCACGTCCTGGAGGGCGTCGACACGTCCGCCGTCGACCTCGCCGCGGAGCTGCGCGCGCGCTGCGCCGAGGCGGCCGGGCACGGGCCCGGCCTGGGCGTGGACCCGGGCGTGCTCGCGGGCGCGCTGCTACCTGCGATGCACACGCCGGGCGGTCCGCTGCTGGGCGGGCGGACGCTCGCGCAGATCCCCCCGCGCGACCGCCTCGCCGAGCTCGACCTGGAGCTGCCGCTCGCCGGCGGCGACCTCGACCCCGCCGGGCGGCGCCCGGCGACGCTCGGGCACGTCGCCGACCTGCTGCGCACGCACCTGCCG encodes the following:
- a CDS encoding glutamate synthase subunit beta encodes the protein MADPRGFLTTRHRELPADRPVAVRLLDWREVHAHRAAHPDDVALVRRQAGRCMDCGIPFCHVACPLGNEMPAWQDLAWRDQWVDAYDRLHATNNFPEVTGRICPAPCEAACVLGINDEPLTIRHVEVAVAEEGFARGLLTPHVPGRLSGRTVAVVGSGPAGLACAQQLTRAGHTVVVLERADRPGGLLRYGIPEFKLEMSVIDRRLEQMRAEGTRFRTGVDVGVDVTGEQLLARYDAVVVATGSTVPRDLPVPGHDLRGVVQAMTYLPQGNRVAVGDDVPGQVLATGLDVVVVGGGDTGADCLGTALRQGARSVTQLEILPSPPELRPADQPWPTYPRVLRTSSAHDEGGARVWATSSVQLLDDGAGAVRAVEVEDVETVDGRFRPVPGTRRELPAGLVLLALGFTGVEPGPLLDGLGVTRTARGAVARADDFATDVPGVFVAGDAGRGQSLVVWAIAEGRAAAASVDAYLMGASELPAPVRAGSASLGVRAAVR
- a CDS encoding glycerophosphodiester phosphodiesterase family protein; translation: MRAGRDVDDGPGREPAPVARPRHPYFDDPSGVVALAHRGFALDGRENSLTAFGAAVDLGFRYVETDAHATSDHVAVALHDETLDRTTDAEGLVSELPWSVVRRALIGGVDPVPRLEDVLGTWPHLRVNIDVKSEHAIVPVADAIERTAAHDRVCVTSFSAARRRETLARLSLPVATSAATGEVVRFLAARHLRSARLAARALRHVDALQVPVADGRVRVVDAASVAAAHAVGRHVHVWTINDPAEMHRLLDLGVDGLVTDRADLLRDVLRSRHLWP
- the recC gene encoding exodeoxyribonuclease V subunit gamma, whose translation is MTSVGYGRSGARASAGRLRVHTSERADVLVDALADLLADVPAGTDPFAREVVAVPTRGVERWVAQRLAHRLGAGPGGEAGVCAHIDLEPPARLVRDAVAAATGTSRDDDPWEPGRLVWHVLRAVDDAVATGASWAAPLARHVTDEPGARDDVRAGRRLRLAQRLAGAFTAYAAQRPSLVVAWAAGRDDDGAGAPLPADLVWQAPLWRAVRATLDVPSPAELLADAVRVLRTDPDRVDLPARLSVLGPTRLPRAHVDVLVALAAHRDVHVWLPHPSRALWERAGLAGAVGDVAPRRRAVPTVAVHPLLASAARDATELGLRLVATGADVTHHPAPAPPPTVLGALQAALRADARPTTRAVATTDDRSVQVHACHGRGRQVEVLREAVLGLLADDPSLQPRDVVVLCPDVEAFAPLVVAAFGAASTPGEPDDAGASGPRTAVHPGRTLRVRVADRAPARTNPLLRVLSELLALAGSRVTASGVVDLAGLPAVRRRYGFDDAAMERLRAWALESGVRWGEDQARRARYGLGAVAQGTWRTATDRLLLGVAMAEEDHRFVGSALPLDDVDSTDVDLAGRFAELVDRLTALLGELDGARPAGAWFDALDRALVLLTAADPTDAWQEVGARAVLTDARASATGTDVLLRLPDVVALLEPRLAGRPTRAGFRTGALTVCSLEPMRAVPHRVVCLLGLDDGAFPRTGAPDGDDVLARDPLVGERDRRSEDRQLFLDAVTAAGDHLVVVHSGADERTGAPRPPAVPVGELLDAVDEAVELPGGRTAREALVVHHPLQTVDERNFTPGALGRPGPFSFDDVDRRAAAVARGPRHPRPPLLTAPLPPLDEPVVDLDDLVSALEHPVRAFVRRRLGVVVPGEVEDLDDRLPLTLAPLDGWATGDRLLGAVLDGVDLQRAASAERRRGKVPPGNLGGAALADVATRVGAVADAAGPVLGSPATTVDVTVPLPGGRTLTGTVPGVHGDVLVRAVYARLSAKHRLRAWVRLLALVASPGALTVRGAATVGRGPGTRPTAATSWLAPPSPDDARRLLADLVAVRDRALCAPLPLPVAAAGTYAQRRHGHDDPAGALADAEHALRDRFEHTDEYHVLAWGDGFTLTAVAGDPTPGDRAAWPDEPTQLGALARTVWDALLTHEGRGPA
- a CDS encoding UvrD-helicase domain-containing protein: MSASTGPTSPGSPTSPISPAVFDVCGPLPTGTTVLEASAGTGKTFTIAALATRYVAEGRARLPELLLVTFGRMATSELRDRVRARLVATERALRDPVARTSDDVLVRHLADVDDTELARRRDRLTVALSEVDAATITTTHGFCQQMLRALGTTTGGGVVEPGATLLPDVAGLEAEVVDDLYLAAYAGTDAPVLTVADAREVARAAVSDHAAALAPDDAPAGTPPDHRYRLAGAARREMVRRRRAAHLLDYDDLLTLLHAALTDPTTGAAAAARVRAPYAVVMVDEFQDTDQVQWQILRAAFHGHRTLVLIGDPKQAIYAFRGADVHTYLEARDVASTSTLGRSWRADPPVLDGLAHLLGGAALGDPRIVVHPVQAARTGRRLDGGAPVVVRRVTRQALGAGSAAPRVDTVRALVHRDVAAQVVRTLRECRLRDGEEWRPVLPGDVAVLARRNADALAVREALAAAGVPAVVSGLSSVFATSAARDWLVLLSALASTGDPARVAAAALTPFVGWDAAGLAGAADPEREDLADLLRGWSHVLAGQGVAALLQATAAAGLHERLASRVDGERTLTDVRHVGEVLHAAARDAGLGAAALTEWLRARIDEAAGDYAEERSRRLETDAAAVQVVTVHAAKGLEFPVVMVPFAWDRFVPRTPTVLRYHDDDGTRRLHVGGPGSPGYDAARARHQAEEAGEDLRLAYVALTRASSQVVVWWAPSTVSASGAVGRLVLGARDAQGLPPDTVPVPRDDQAAAGLDALAARSGSTVVHEAVDVPPPAVRWERPRGEEVPLEVAHLRRAVDTTWRRTSYSGLTAAAHDAGPAGPGAPDRTGVADEPEDPGIQDEADGPVPVPLPDAGHGDAPGPGLLEHGRLDPALVAALRALPSPLADLPGGTAFGTLVHHVLEGVDTSAVDLAAELRARCAEAAGHGPGLGVDPGVLAGALLPAMHTPGGPLLGGRTLAQIPPRDRLAELDLELPLAGGDLDPAGRRPATLGHVADLLRTHLPPDDPFAAYADRLTALHDDAATRPGALRGYLTGSIDAVLRADVDGDTRYVVVDYKTNRLGPPDEPLTAWHYRPAAMRAAMLDAHYPLQLLLYTVALHRFLRWRLPGYDPQRHLGGGAYLFVRGMCGPATPVVDGSPCGVVSWRPPPALVVALSALLDGRGSGR